A DNA window from Dehalococcoidales bacterium contains the following coding sequences:
- the rsmA gene encoding 16S rRNA (adenine(1518)-N(6)/adenine(1519)-N(6))-dimethyltransferase RsmA, producing MAQTRGQLRRFDLRARKGLGQHFLIDEEVLKLTTSSAELTATDVVIEVGPGLGVLSRELASRAGRLFTIELDSKLAVILKNDLAHFLNVTVINDDVLNIDPASLLQGGQVGFSPVTDSPLHYKVVANLPYYITSAVLRHFLEASLRPRLMILMMQKEVAQAIVAGPGGMSLLSISVQFYARPEIIEYVPAHCFYPQPKVDSALLKVLSYPEPPAVDRVSFFRLVRAGFTASRKQICNSLARGLGLPKDEVISWLVKVGIAPQRRAETLALDEWVELWRVFTQVERGE from the coding sequence TTGGCTCAGACCAGGGGGCAGTTGCGTCGCTTTGACCTGCGGGCGAGAAAGGGTTTGGGACAGCACTTTCTTATCGATGAAGAGGTACTTAAACTGACCACCTCGTCCGCAGAGCTGACTGCCACTGATGTGGTGATAGAGGTCGGCCCCGGGCTTGGCGTGTTGAGCAGGGAGTTAGCCAGCCGGGCGGGTCGGCTGTTTACCATTGAACTGGACAGCAAACTGGCCGTTATTTTAAAAAATGACCTGGCCCATTTTCTTAACGTTACCGTGATTAATGATGACGTCCTTAATATTGACCCGGCATCCCTGCTGCAGGGGGGGCAGGTCGGCTTTTCTCCGGTAACAGACAGCCCCTTACACTATAAGGTGGTGGCTAACCTTCCCTACTATATTACCTCTGCCGTGCTCCGCCATTTTCTGGAAGCCTCCTTGAGGCCCCGGTTAATGATATTAATGATGCAGAAAGAGGTGGCTCAGGCGATTGTGGCCGGACCGGGGGGGATGAGTCTGCTCAGTATCAGCGTGCAGTTTTATGCCCGACCGGAGATAATAGAATATGTGCCGGCGCACTGTTTTTACCCCCAGCCGAAGGTTGACTCGGCACTGCTCAAGGTGCTCTCCTATCCCGAACCGCCGGCAGTAGACCGGGTTAGCTTTTTTAGGTTGGTGCGCGCTGGTTTTACTGCTTCCCGCAAGCAGATATGTAATTCACTAGCCCGCGGCCTCGGCTTACCCAAAGATGAAGTTATTTCCTGGTTAGTGAAGGTCGGGATAGCGCCGCAGCGCCGGGCTGAGACGCTTGCTCTTGACGAGTGGGTGGAGCTGTGGCGGGTGTTTACTCAAGTGGAGAGAGGAGAGTAA
- a CDS encoding metallophosphoesterase family protein, translated as MRCAIIADIHANLAAFSAVLADIKQRGGVDEVWCLGDIVGYGPDPCQCIEILRRLENVCIAGNHDWAAIGKLSLSEFNPDAAYACRWTAEQLSAEDVVYLDGLPEVAEKGDFTLVHGSPRQPIWEYLLSIGSARENFAYFSSQFCLVGHSHVPSIFRCTETGDCSFNPFSANVGLALGKSRLIINPGSVGQPRDGDTRVSYAILDDEIMMLRLYRVPYDISLTQARMVKHNLPMRLVSRLSRGI; from the coding sequence ATGCGTTGCGCGATTATTGCCGATATTCATGCCAATCTGGCCGCTTTCTCTGCCGTACTGGCTGATATCAAGCAGCGGGGAGGGGTAGATGAAGTATGGTGTCTGGGAGATATTGTCGGCTATGGTCCTGACCCCTGCCAGTGTATCGAGATATTGCGTCGGCTGGAAAACGTCTGTATTGCGGGTAACCACGATTGGGCGGCAATCGGTAAGCTCAGTCTCTCCGAATTTAACCCTGACGCTGCTTACGCTTGCCGCTGGACAGCGGAGCAGTTAAGCGCTGAGGATGTGGTCTACCTTGATGGCTTACCCGAGGTTGCCGAGAAGGGTGATTTTACTCTGGTACACGGTAGCCCGAGGCAACCGATTTGGGAATACCTTCTCTCCATCGGCAGCGCCAGAGAGAATTTCGCTTACTTCAGCTCGCAGTTCTGTCTGGTGGGTCATTCTCACGTACCTTCTATATTCAGATGTACCGAGACCGGTGATTGCTCCTTCAACCCGTTTTCGGCTAACGTCGGGCTTGCTCTGGGTAAGAGTCGTTTGATTATTAACCCTGGTAGTGTCGGCCAACCCAGAGATGGTGACACCAGGGTTAGTTATGCTATTCTTGATGATGAAATCATGATGCTTCGGCTCTACCGGGTCCCTTATGATATCAGTCTCACTCAGGCCAGGATGGTGAAACATAATCTACCGATGCGTCTCGTCTCTCGCCTGAGCCGTGGTATCTGA